In one Colletotrichum destructivum chromosome 2, complete sequence genomic region, the following are encoded:
- a CDS encoding uncharacterized protein (Putative zn(2)Cys(6) fungal-type DNA-binding domain, transcription factor domain, fungi), which translates to MSSGRKIGKRACDACKIRKIKCTEVPPCDGCAAIGTACTFNKVPATRGPRNLRAKTIRQIAQAQQETAASATAPTNSTSPTSDGAAVASTPAAGTAPSGTTSSSRSPSSSEGCSSEGTRGSTGGQRLARQETALQPQRTPSASLVLRLCIYRLRLFPVWPIIAVEEIMASLSRDADDLESYVLANAVGAATISQLKLATTDNDDPATANSMEAECQRSRMSLQEREGGPPMNLNWLRTSFFLHVYHENQQPGGAKSLLYLREAITIAQIMGLHKESSYAALPLPEQQMKRRILWLLFVTERGVAMLHKLPVVLKSNIRFPSLDGSGVGEDEGHILPAFKKLANLFWIFDQSGAFDILQNSDDEDAMWSMADGLQTASRACLDVVQRKLQEIPLDSDASNDIQRADIVVTRQWMQAVLWKVTMNHGRAWSGNNVTSLSHPIQIAKEFLQLISQLPSTAIEAHGPGIEFKIYEIASAVTDAVANNFRLPRSSTDGPRDILLQLQRVLASCRGGNKALLEMLCTRIAEVQDGPLLAMNRNLTPRVQEVNDDQWRNERAAEANGQTNVFTAINGMSNPDQPYAQAQASFLSMFDKDGAAQSMGNGGPVPLSSQRQNLGRPIWDQPAQMGPGAHDLIDQLQNFDGSFNTVESNGTLDMLFANGALWDNVTNDDWMASVQNNPGVFNSPTQASANLQRTYE; encoded by the exons ATGTCATCCGGGCGCAAGATTGGCAAGAGAGCGTGTGACGCGTGCAAGATCCGCAAGATCAAGTGCACAGAAGTCCCGCCGTGTGACGGTTGCGCCGCCATCGGTACCGCATGCACTTTCAACAAGGTCCCTGCCACTCGCGGGCCCCGGAACCTGAGGGCGAAGACAATACGACAGATcgcccaggcccagcaggaaaccgccgcctccgctaCCGCTCCCACAAACTCAACTTCACCAACAAGCGATggggccgccgtcgcctctACCCCGGCCGCCGGTACCGCGCCCTCGGGAACCACGTCGTCATCGCGGTCCCCTTCGTCATCCGAGGGATGTTCGTCCGAGGGCACAAGGGGCTCCACCGGCGGACAGCGACTCGCTCGGCAAGAGACCGCGCTGCAGCCGCAGAGGACCCCTAGTGCGTCACTCGTCCTGAGACTATGCATATACCGCCTGCGTCTGTTCCCCGTGTGGCCCATCATCGCAGTCGAGGAGATCATGGCCTCGCTGTCCCGCGACGCTGATGATCTCGAGTCCTACGTCTTGGCTAACGCCGTTGGGGCCGCCACCATCTCCCAGCTGAAGCTGGCCACGACGGACAACGATgacccggcgacggcgaactCGATGGAGGCCGAGTGTCAGCGGTCGAGGATGAGCCTTCAGGAACGAGAGGGTGGCCCGCCGATGAATCTCAATTGGCTGAGAACCTCCTTTTTCCTCCATGTTTATCATGAAAACCAGCAACCCGGGGGGGCCAAATCTCTGCTCTACCTACGGGAGGCCATCACTATTGCCCAAATAATGGGATTGCATAAGGAATCGTCCTATGCAGCTCTACCATTACCAGAGCAGCAAATGAAGAGGAGGATTTTGTGGTTGCTGTTCGTCACAGAAAG AGGAGTCGCGATGCTTCACAAGTTGCCCGTGGTGCTGAAATCAAACATCCGCTTCCCGTCCTTGGACGGTTCAGGGgtgggcgaagacgagggccACATCCTGCCGGCGTTCAAGAAGCTGGCCAATCTTTTCTGGATCTTTGACCAAAGTGGCGCCTTCGACATACTCCAGAACtcggatgacgaggacgccatGTGGTCCATGGCAGACGGCCTGCAGACCGCCAGCAGAGCTTGTCTCGACGTGGTTCAGAGGAAGCTCCAAGAGATACCCCTAGACTCCGATGCGAGCAATGATATCCAGCGTGCTGACATTGTCGTCACCCGTCAGTGGATGCAGGCGGTGCTTTGGAAGGTGACCATGAACCACGGCCGTGCCTGGTCTGGGAACAACGTCACCTCCCTATCGCATCCCATACAAATAGCCAAGGAGTTCCTTCAGCTCATCTCGCAGCTTCCAAGCACAGCTATTGAAGCCCATGGCCCTGGAATA GAGTTCAAGATTTATGAGATTGCGAGCGCCGTTACCGATGCCGTTGCGAACAACTTCCGGCTGCCGCGATCCTCGACGGATGGGCCGAGAGACATTCTGCTCCAGCTGCAAAGGGTTCTTGCATCCTGTCGCGGCGGCAACAAGGCCCTGTTGGAGATGCTCTGCACTCGAATAGCCGAGGTCCAAGACGGTCCGCTACTGGCCATGAATAGGAACCTAACCCCTAGAGTCCAAGAGGTTAACGACGACCAATGGCGCAACGAGAGAGCTGCCGAAGCCAACGGCCAAACGAACGTCTTTACGGCGATCAATGGCATGTCAAATCCCGACCAGCCATACGCCCAGGCCCAAGCAAGCTTCCTCTCAATgttcgacaaggacggcgcTGCGCAAAGCATGGGCAACGGCGGCCCGGTGCCACTGTCCTCTCAGCGGCAGAACCTTGGCCGCCCTATCTGggaccagccagcccagatGGGCCCGGGCGCGCACGATCTCATCGATCAGCTACAGAACTTCGACGGCTCCTTCAACACCGTCGAGTCCAACGGCACGCTCGATATGCTTTTTGCCAATGGGGCCTTGTGGGACAACGTTACGAACGACGACTGGATGGCCTCGGTGCAGAACAACCCTGGTGTCTTCAACAGCCCCACGCAGGCCTCTGCGAATCTGCAGAGAACGTATGAGTAG
- a CDS encoding Putative glycosyl hydrolase, family 13, catalytic domain, glycosyl hydrolase, all-beta: MAPYLADGAAAQQPPQTQLRKWWKESSVYQVYPASFQDSTGDGVGDLKGIISRVDHFKSLGVDIVWLSPIFESPQVDMGYDISNYRKIHEPYGTVEDVDVLKDKLHERGMKLVLDLVVNHTSDQHEWFKQSRSSKENPYRDWYIWRKPKYDAQGNRQPPNNWKSHFQGSAWEWDETTGEYYLRLFAKEQPDLNWENPKVRDAVHDIMRFWLDRGADGFRLDVINFVSKPQDFPDSDQEVLSGSELYSAGPRLHEYLKELGAILQEYDAFSVGEMPCVRDVKEVIKSVNGDRGELSMIFHFEFVDIDIGPHGKFSPKDWNLAELKRIADKWQRFMYTNNGWNALYLENHDQPRSVSRFANDAPEHRVNGAKIVSMFQAFQAGTPFVYQGQEIGMVNVPKEWPMKEYKDIDCLNHWNLHKDSKDQEYLKLLKSQYQKKSRDNARTPMQWDASANAGFTTADATPWMTVHPNHTEINAASQVSDPDSVFSFWKTVLATRKKHLDIFVYGDFNLVDEGHEQIVAYARRSEDGAAAVVACNFSSETVEWAGLKGGVKEVLVTNGGKTTRDFSEGKVTLGPYEGAVVLLEA; the protein is encoded by the exons ATGGCTCCCTATctcgccgatggcgccgccgcccaacaACCGCCCCAAACGCAGCTGCGTAAGTGGTGGAAGGAGAGCTCCGTGTACCAGGTCTACCCGGCCTCGTTTCAAGACTCaaccggcgacggcgttggcgacctcAAGGGCATCATCTCGCGCGTCGATCACTTCAAGTCGCTGGGTGTCGACATTGTCTGGTTGAGTCCTATCTTTGAGAGCCCCCAGGTCGACATG GGATACGACATCAGCAACTACCGCAAGATACACGAGCCCTacggcaccgtcgaggacgtcgacgttCTCAAGGACAAGCTTCACGAGCGTGGCATGAAGCTCGTGCTCGACCTTGTCGTCAACCACACGAGCGATCAGCACGAGTGGTTCAAGCAGTCGCGCAGCTCAAAGGAGAACCCCTACCGTGACTGGTACATCTGGCGCAAGCCAAAGTACGACGCCCAGGGCAACCGCCAGCCGCCCAATAACTGGAAGTCGCATTTCCAGG GCAGCGCATGGGAGTGGGACGAGACCACAGGCGAGTACTACCTCCGCCTCTTCGCGAAGGAGCAGCCCGACCTCAACTGGGAGAACCCCAAGGTGCGCGACGCCGTCCACGACATCATGCGCTTCTGGCTCGACAggggcgccgacggcttcCGCCTCGACGTCATCAACTTCGTCAGCAAGCCCCAAGACTTCCCCGACTCGGACCAGGAGGTCCTCTCCGGCTCCGAGCTCTACTCGGCCGGGCCCCGTCTGCACGAGTACCTCAAGGAGCTCGGTGCCATCCTGCAGGAGTACGACGCCTTCAGCGTCGGCGAGATGCCCTGCGTCAGGGACGTCAAGGAGGTCATCAAGAGCGTCAACGGGGACCGCGGCGAGCTGAGCATGATTTTCCACTTTGAGTT CGTCGATATCGACATTGGCCCCCACGGCAAGTTCTCCCCCAAGGACTGGAACCTGGCCGAGCTGAAGCGCATCGCCGACAAGTGGCAGCGCTTCATGTACACCAACAACGGCTGGAACGCTCTGTACCTCGAGAACCACGACCAGCCGCGCTCCGTCAGCCGCTTCGCCAACGATGCACCCGAGCACCGTGTCAACGGCGCCAAGATTGTCTCCATGTTCCAggctttccaggccggcacgCCCTTCGTCTACCAGGGCCAGGAGATCGGCATGGTCAACGTGCCCAAGGAGTGGCCGATGAAGGAGTACAAGGATATTGACTGTCTGAACCACTGGAA TTTGCACAAGGACTCCAAGGACCAAGAATACTTGAAGCTGCTCAAGTCGCAATACCAGAAGAAGTCGCGCGACAACGCGCGGACGCCCATGCAGTGGGACGCCAGCGCCAACGCGGGGTTCACGACGGCTGACGCCACGCCGTGGATGACGGTCCACCCGAACCACACCGAGATCAACGCCGCGTCCCAGGTGTCTGACCCAGACTCCGTCTTCAGTTTCTGGAAGACAGTCCTCGCGACAAGGAAGAAGCATCTCGACATCTTTGTCTACGGCGACTTcaatctcgtcgacgaggggcaCGAGCAAATCGTCGCGTACGCGCGGCGCTCtgaggacggcgccgccgctgtggTGGCCTGCAACTTCTCCTCTGAGACTGTCGAGTGGGCCGGCCTGAAAGGTGGCGTCAAGGAGGTGCTGGTcaccaacggcggcaagacgacgagaGACTTTAGCGAGGGCAAAGTCACACTTGGACCATATGAGGGAGCGGTGGTGCTTTTGGAGGCATAG
- a CDS encoding Putative oxidoreductase, molybdopterin-binding domain, eukaryotic molybdopterin oxidoreductase, with the protein MSRRAFASWLRSGALSVPSTRVASAARQAQRPSPTSQWRRFASNTTQRQRLILLTAGAGFLTTAVLLGLNPFPRLTLLSQNTVEQRPESTTAICHPPRNAASLKSNSMTAPRSAPGSIHRQQIDSVLAILEGYKIGEVDAADLSLLFSRGGVDDPFAQDPPRDPRLRTLTERPRNAETPAEGLGTFVTPLELFYVRNHMWVPVVGEDDADAHAVTIETPDGEERVYTLRELQTRFATHKVTATLQLGGGAISTAEWEGVLLRDVLADATCNEMNIANMPSSVKHVHLVGLEAYAASIPIAKALDPLGDVLLAFRMNGEPLPRDHGYPLRAVVPGNVAARSVKWLRRIALSDEESPSQWQRRDYKAFCPGEGPEPDWDSAPATQEMPVTSAITAAGVESPGGATGREGRVKAEGYAYSGGGREVVRVDVSTDGGRTWKAAELIADKGVGKKAWCWKRWRYEGPVADEGKVEEDGVRLVVKATDEAYNTQPESHESIYNVRGNLATAWHRVHVAADETQSSWRRGRATYPHLGRR; encoded by the exons AtgtcgagaagggccttCGCCTCCTGGCTGCGCTCCGGCGCACTCTCAGTACCCTCGACGCGAGTTGCCTCAGCTGCCCGTCAGGCTCAACGCCCTTCTCCCACCTCGCAATGGCGCCGCTTTGCCTCCAACACCACGCAGCGCCAACGACTGATTCTTCTAACCGCCGGCGCGGGCTTCTTGACGACCGCTGTCCTTCTGGGCCTCAACCCGTTCCCGAGACTAACCCTACTATCCCAGAACACAGTAGAACAGCGCCCCGAGTCGACGACAGCCATATGCCACCCCCCCCGCAATGCCGCCTCTCTGAAGTCAAACTCCATGACGGCACCTCGGAGCGCCCCTGGATC CATCCACCGCCAGCAGATCGATAgcgtcctcgccatcctcgaggGGTACAAgatcggcgaggtcgacgcggCCGACCTGTCGCTCCTCTTCTCCcggggcggcgtcgacgaccccTTCGCCCAAGACCCGCCTCGTGACCCCCGGCTCCGGACCCTCACCGAGCGCCCGCGCAACGCAGAAACGCCAGCCGAGGGGCTAGGCACCTTCGTCACGCCCTTGGAGCTGTTCTACGTGAGGAACCACATGTGGGTTCccgtcgtgggcgaggacgacgcggaTGCACACGCCGTGACGATCGAGACGCCGGACGGAGAGGAGCGGGTGTACACACTCCGAGAGCTGCAGACGCGGTTCGCCACGCACAAAGTCACGGCGACGCTGCAGT tgggcggcggcgccatctcAACGGCGGAGTGGGAGGGCGTACTCCTCCGTGACgtgctcgccgacgccacaTGCAACGAGATGAACATCGCCAacatgccgtcgtcggtgaaACACGTCCATCTGGTTGGACTGGAGGCCTACGCCGCGAGCATTCCCATTGCCAAGGCGCTCGACCCGCTCGGCGATGTGCTTCTCGCGTTCCGCATGAACGGCGAACCCCTGCCGCGGGACCACGGCTACCCGCTGCGCGCCGTGGTCCCGGGGAACGTGGCGGCGCGGAGCGTCAAATGGCTGCGACGCATTGCGCTATCAGACGAGGAGTCGCCCTCGCAGTGGCAGCGTCGGGACTATAAGGCCTTCTGCCCGGGAGAGGGGCCGGAGCCGGACTGggactcggcgccggcgacacAGGAGATGCCGGTCACGTCAGCGATCACCGCCGCGGGTGTAGAGAGCCCAGGGGGTGCGACGGGCCGAGAGGGGCGGGTTAAGGCTGAGGGGTACGCATACTCCGGTGGCGGGAGGGAGGTTGTGAGGGTGGACGTGAGCACTGACGGCGGCCGAACGTGGAAGGCAGCGGAGCTGATAGCAGACAAGGGCGTCGGGAAGAAGGCGTGGTGTTGGAAGCGGTGGCGGTACGAAGGCCCGGTTGCAGACGAGGGcaaggtggaggaggacggggtGCGGTTGGTGGTGAAGGCGACAGACGAAGCGTATAATACCCAGCCGGAGAGCCACGAGAGCATCTACAATGTGAGGGGAAACCTAGCCACGGCGTGGCACCGCGTCCACGTCGCCGCGGACGAGACACAGTCAAgttggaggagaggaagggcCACATATCCTCACCTAGGTAGGCGGTAG